TTCAGCGATGAGGGGCTTTTTTTTGACATTATTCTTTTGGGTTTTAGCCCCATTCAGATGTGAGACTTGGCTTCAGGATTTAAATCTTACCTGAACACCACGCCATTCAATTGCAAACCACCGGTAATCCTTGATCCATCGTATGTTTTATGTCGGTAAACCCTCTGCAGTTTGCCGTTTTTGCCGGTTGACATCAATTCAGGGCAATAGTCGCAACCGGTCTCAATGGCGTCGATCACAAAGTGGCCATTATCCTCAAAGGTGCCTTTGTAATTGTAGAAACCGCCGTCGCTTTCAGAATAGGTAGTGTCCGAGTTAAAAACATACACAGGCGTTTGTACAATGAATACGCTGTCCTTCCTGAACGTCAGTTTAGTCATATGAAACCATTTGCTGTCAGGTTTGGAAGGGTCGATATTCTGCATCGGTTCATACCCGGTCAATGTCCTGCCGTCAAAAGATTCCCGGTGCCGTTGCCCACAGCCGGACAGCGCGATGACCAAACATAAAAATGCGGTTTTGGTAAAGATTTTCATAACTGATTCATTTCAAAATTTTAAATATCCTATGGTGGCCCGCCCGCAGCTTCCTTATACTGCATATCCCAGTTAAAAAGCAACTTTTCCAATTCTTTCAGGTTTCGGTCAACGGGCAGTTTCCTTTTCCATTTTCCGATGATCCGGGCCAACGTTACTTTATCACGCCTGATGAAAGCAGCCGTCCCTTTTGCAAAATAAAACCACGCTTTTCCGTCTTCTCCGCCAAACCATTTTTGGATTACATTGTAAGTTTTCCTGAAATATTTCAAGGCTTGTTTATTTTCTCCGGCAAAAGCGAACATTTGGCCCGCATGCCAGTTCAACGACTGTATATTGGCCACATTTCCATGTTCTATGTAAGCAACAATCAATGCGGCACTTTCTTTATATTGCTTTTGCTCAGACAATTTCCGCCAACAGCAATCCGTGCCGTCGAAATCTTTCTGGTCAAGGCCAGGCGATGCCGTCGTTTGTGAAAACAGGGCAGACGAAACCAGGAGAAGGATCAGCTTGAACATGCTTATTTAATTTTAATCTCAAATTTTTCTATGACCTCGTATCGGTTGTTCTTGACGATAATATCATAAATTCCTTTGGCTAAAACCAGGCTTGTTTTATCATCGGCATGTAATACTTCAACCACATCAGCAGGAACACCGTGCTGTGAAAACTCATTTTTCCGGTAAGCAAGGACCAAAACAGGATATTCTTTGATTTTTGATTTCGGGATTTGATACGTTTTTCGTTTACCGTCCATTAAAAGCCATTCGGGGCGGGAATTTACAAATCCGGTTACCGGATGAATTATTTTACAATCGGTTTGGTCATTAGCTGCAGGTCCATTAAAAAGCCTGCCATTGGCATCGACCATAATTACAGGCGTTTTGGAACCTGCCATTGCAATGTAAGGGCTGGAAAATTGACGATCGCCTTTTTCAGACAAAGCCGTCTGGTCAATCGTGAAAGGATCGACACGGGTCTTTTCCTTCAGTCGCCCCGCCATTGCCTTTCCCCAGCTTTTATTGCCAGGAGTACCTTCAATCACGTGGTCCCAGCCGCAATGGATCAGGAATTTTGCGTCCGGGTTTTTCTGCATCCATCGGGCGATATTATCGGCCTGCCCGATTTCCCGCTCTTTGCCGGATGCTACATCGGCAGGTTCATATTCAAACAGGGTAAACCCGATATCGATGGCCTCTTTGAGTAAGTTGGCCATTTGTGGTTCCTGAGTGTAGTACCCGCTGTCCATTACCGGAAATTTCCTTTTATTGATCAGTGTATCCGATAATGCCTCTAAACCAAAAAAACGATAGCCATTGTCATAAAGGCCATGCAACAGCGATGTGGTGAAAACCCGATGCTTTATATTGTGGTGCGCTTCATTTATAATAATAATCCTTTCCTTTTTTGAACGGTTAATGATGTAATCGCGTGCGTCATCTTGTTCGAAATACCCAAAGTACAAACTGTCTTCTTTACTGATTTTTACAGGAGAAGCCCCGTTTTTATCCCAGGCCTCCAGCGCCTTTTTATAAAATCCGCTAATGGAATAGGCTGTTGCGGCCATCTGATATTTCCACGGCAGCGTGTCTTTGTCGGTTTTCGCTTCGATGTCTTTGGAAAACTGATAAATTTCCTCTTTCGCTTGTGCTGAAACATTAACGATAAAGAACAGCATAATCGCCTTAAATAATAATTTCATTGGATTAGGTTAATGTTCTGGCTTAGTATAACGCATTATATTTCAAAATACGCAAATTAAACAGATTTTGCATACAAAGCAATCTGCCAGGCTTTAGTCGGAATATTCAAAATCCTAATTTTTAGAAATTATTCGCCAAATTCTCTATATTTGAAACCATTAAATTTCAAATTATGACATCGAAATCCCTTCCGATATTTCTAGCAGCCGGATTGCTGCTTGTTTCCTGTAAAAAAGAACTCATGCCTCAGGACAATTCCGATATGCCTAAAAAGGCAGCGACAGAAACTGCCACCGTGCCTGCCAATGCACAACCCATAAACGTGCAGCCACAGCCGGTCCAGGGGCAGCCGCAAATGGTACAGACTCCGGCACCTGCCGACGTAAAAACCGCTCCCGGTATGAATCCGCCTCACGGGCAACCCGGACACCGTTGTGATATTGCCGTAGGCGCACCATTGAACTCCCCTAAAGGCAACGCCACCACAGTCACGCCCGGCAAAGCAGCTGCGAACCAGGGAATGACCGTAACACAGACACCGGTGAAAACCGCACCAGGCATGAACCCTCCGCACGGACAGCCTGGACATCGCTGTGATATTGGGGTGGGAGAACCACTAAGCTCCGCGCCTAAAAAGGCAGCAGCAACCCTCACTCCGGTGACGCCTCCTGCAAAAACTCCGGCATTGCTGAATCCCGATGCAGCGCCTGTAAAAACCGAATAATGCGTTTTTTTAAATCCATGTTTTTCCTGTTGCTGTTTGCCGGCAACATTGCGCATGCCCAGACGGATTATGCAGGTGCCATAAAGGATAGAACCTCAGGAGAACCATTGCCTTACGTAAACATCGGGGTGGTCAATAAGAATATAGGAACGGTTTCGGATGTAAACGGCCATTTCACTTTAACGCTGTCGCCGGGTTTGGATGCAGAGATGGTGAAGGTGTCGATGGTGGGTTATGAGCCGCAGACGATCAGGGTTTCCGATTTTATTTCCAAAATTAATAAGAATCCTGTAATCCAGCTCGAACGCAGCGTGTCGACACTCAAGGAAGTGGTCGTAAAAAACAAGAAGCTTCAGACGAATACTTTAGGCAATATTCCGGGTAAGAAAACGGAATCGGCGGGGTTTGAGAAGAACATCCTCGGGAACGAAATGGGCGTAACGATTAAACTGAAGCGCAAACCAACTTACATTAAAGCATTCCACGCAATAATTGACTTTAACCGATACCGCGAACTCAAGTTCCGGCTCAATTTTTACGATATCAAAGACGGCCTGCCAAACAACAGCATCCTCAGCGAGAACATCATCGTCGATACTGAAATTAAAAAAGGCCAGCTCGACGTAGACCTCACCGATTACAACATCTGGGCGGAAGGCGATTTTTTCGTCTCCATAGAATTGATTGAAGAGATGGGCGAAAGCGGCCTGCATTTCCTTGCTGATTACAAAGGAACCCCTGTTATTACACGCGCCGCCAGCCAGGGCAAATGGAATACGAGGAACGACAAACTGAGTTTTGGGTTTTGGGTAACGGCAGCCTATTAATTTGAGGAAGGAGAATTAATATTATTTTACAAATGATTTTGCAGTATGGTGTAAAATAGTATATTTGCCGAACTATTGGGGGATTAGCTCATTTGGCTAGAGCGCTTGCCTGGCAGGCAAGAGGTGACCGGTTCGAATCCGGTATTCTCCACGTAAAGCAGTATCGAGAGGTGCTGCTTTTTTAAATTTCCGTAAATAAATTACGATGGCTAAAATCAGGATCACCAAGCAATTCAGTTTTGAAACCGGCCATGCGCTCTACGGCTACGATGGTAAATGCAAGAATGTGCATGGGCACAGCTATAAGCTTTCGGTGACGGTGATCGGCACGCCCATTGCAGACAGCACCAACGTGAAATATGGCATGGTAATCGATTTTACAGACCTGAAATACATCGTGAAAGAAGAAGTTGTCGACCAGTTTGACCACGCTACCGTCTTCAATAAAAACACGCCGCATCTTGAATTGGCAAACGAACTCAAGGAACGCGGCCATCATGTAATTTTAGTGGATTACCAGCCGACAAGTGAGAATATGGTGATTGATTTCGCAGAAAAGATCCAGAAAAGGCTGCCGGCCGGGATTTCATTGTTTTCGTTGCGGCTTCAGGAAACGGACACTTCGTTTGCGGAATGGTTCGCATCTGATAATGTCATTTAACCGCTAAGTTCGCTAAGGTTTTTTCGAAAGGTCCGCATGGGACTTGCGTCCTTTGCGTTTCCTGCCTTTGTGTCCCTTATGGTAGAAAAACCGTTAAGAAGATTTCATCAAGCGCTCAGATGATCGTCCGGAACCCAATTGCAGCATTCTGAACGAAAATGTGCTGCTTTTGACTTTTGACTTTCGACCAGCCGTCCTTATTTCCTGCTATTGCTCAGGAACTGCCCGCTCAATTCATCGTAAATCAAAAGCAACTCATTGGATTTCCCATCCTTGTCAAAAAACTGCTCCCAGGTACTTAAGGGTTCCCAGATGAAGGTGCCTTTTCCTTTTTGGGCTGCAGTTTCAAACGCAATCTTGTTCACTTCACGCTTCAGCTGTGAATACTCCACCACCACAAGGTTTTTTTGGTAGCGCAGGGCAAGATCATTCATGTTGTTGCGTAAATCGTCCAGGGTGCCATGCCATTTCGGGTAGTAAGAGAGTCCGATCACATCAAAATGAGCATCCCTTTTCAGCATGCCGTCGATATAGGCAACACATTCATGGTTTTGCCCGCCCAAAGCCAGGTGCAGCATGATCGGGATGGTCGCATCTACAGATTTTACCGCGGCTGTTCCCGCCTTGAAAAGCTGTGCCATACCGTCAGGATTGTTGACGTTGCCTTCCGGCCAGACCATGCCGTGGTTGATTTCGTTGCCGACCTGCACCATATCGGGCAGGGTGCCCTGGTTTTTAAGTTCGGTCATCACATTAACGGTATAGTCGTATAGCGCTTTCTTTAATTCGTTGAAGGACAGCCCTTCCCATGCTTTCGGTTTATATTGCTTGCCCGGATCTGCCCAGTAGTCGCTGTAATGGAAGTCTAACAACAGTTTCATACCGGCTGCCTTGACGCGTTTGGCCATGGCTTTGGTATGTTCCAGATCGCAGAAACCTTTGCCCGGAGCATACCCTTTTTCATTTGAAGGTTCGTTGAAAATACGCAGGCGGACGTAATTGAGGCCGTGGTCTTTTAAAATCTGGATCGCATCTTTCTGTACCCCTTTGTCTGAAAATTTTACCCCTTGCGCTTCTAGCTCCGGCAAAAACGAAATATCAGCCCCGATCATCTTGTCTACGGGACGCATTTGCGCCGCTTCACCTTTAAGGTCGTAGGTTTTATCATGTGAAATTAAAGCCGCTTTTGCGGGAAGCACGGTAACGATGTCCGTGGCGCCTGTAAATAATCGCGCAGCTTTGGCTTCCAAATGGATCAGGTCCGAAGTTTTCCCCGATTGTACAATCACCTGGCATCTGCCGTTGAATAAGGAACGCTGCCACGCACCATCAGGGCATTGGTCCGGTTCATGGCTGCTCGGGTCGCCATTGCCTACGCCGATGATTTTGGCATCGCCCGTGAGGTAAAACTTTATCATATTGTCGGCATCCGGAACTTCGCGCCCTTCCTTGTCCACTACTGAAATATTGATGACCGATACGTCCCTGCCATCAGCTAAAATCGTCGTTTTATAGGGGGTCATCACCACTTCTGCGGCAGCGCCGGTGGTTTCAATAGCAGCGGTAAGCTTTTTACCTTTTTTGTAGGCGATGGCTTCGAGTTTGCCCGGCTGGTATTGCATTGTCCAGTTCAAATGCCCGTTGCGCGGCATGTCTTTTTTGCCTAAGGATTTGCCGTTCAGGAACAATTCGACGCTGTCGGCATTCGAGTTTACCCAGACTTCGACATCGTCGTTCGGTTTGTCCCAATGCTGTTTGTCAGGCCAGTTCCAGTGCGGTGAAATGTGCAGTACGTCTTTATCCGTCCACCAGCTTTGGTAATAATAATAGATGTTTTTCGGGAAACCGCACACGTCCATCACCCCAAAATGAGAATTCACGTTCGGCCATTTATAAGGTGTAGGCTCACCGCGGTAATCAAAGCCCGTCCAGATGAATCCGCCGAGCCAGTAATCGTTTTCAGCGGCGAGCTTCCACCAGGTTTCCGCGGTACTCGCCCACCATGGTGCCGTGATGTCCTGGTCAGGTACATAAGCGCGGATGGAATCCTTGACGTAAACGCCTCTGGTCGTCACGGTGCTGCCCATTTCCGTCCCGATGATCGGTTGTAACGGATGGTCCTTGTGATAGGCGGCTACATCGAACTGGCGGTAATTGAAGCCGCGGACGGGAATGACTTCGTTAACGCCTTTATATATATTAGGAAGGTCTGCAGCATAGGTGCTCGTCCTTGTTGGATCGTATTGTTTTTGTTGTGCCAATAAGGTCTGGGCAATCTTACGCCCGGTTTCATTGGCCTGGATTATCCCTTCCTCATTCCCGATGCTCCACAGGAATACGGACGGGTGGTTGCGGTCGCGCCTGAGCAATCTTGTAAATTGGTCGCGTGATTCCTTGCCGCTGTTCAGTAGCCGTTGTTCATCCAACACCAACATCCCGAGGCTATCGCACGCTTCGAGCAGTTCGGGTGTCGGGGCGTTGTGGCTGGTACGGTAGGCGTTGCATCCCATATTCTTCAGCAGGTTAATACGGTAATATTGCATATAATCGGGGAGCGCGCTGCCGATGCCGGCGTGGTCCTGATGGTTGTTGGTGCCTAAAATCTTGAGGTGCTGTTTGTTCAGGTAAACGCCATCCGGTTTGATCTCGATTTCGCGGAAACCGAATTTGACGGTTTGTTTGTCAATGACCTTTCCATTTTGCCGGATTTCAACATAAATACGGTACAGGTTTGGGTTTTCCAATGACCACATTACGGGATAGGGCGTTTTGATGGTTTGTTTCGTGGTTTTGGTTTCATTCACCGCGAGGTTTACGGTTTCGGAGCCCGATTTCCAGACAGTTTTGCCCCAGCGGTCTTTTACGTAATAGGAAATGCTGTAGGTTGCCGGGCTGAAACCTTCATTGATGGTTTCGGTTTCGACTGTAAGCGACATTTTACCCGTAGTATAATCTGCGGAAGCGAAAATACCGTCGTGCACAATATGTACTTTGGAATAACTGTTGAGCCAGGTGTGGCGGTAAATCCCTGCGCCTTCATAAAACCAGCCTTCGTATTGCGTGGCATCGACGCGAACGGTAATCACGTTGTCCTCGCCGAATTTCAAAACATCGGTAATGTCGTAATGTGCACCTACGTAACCGCTTTCGTTGTTGCCTACATAAAAGCCGTTGACCCAAATATTCGCATCGCGGAAAATGCCATCAAACTGGATGTCAAAACGCTTGCCTTCCTCTGATTTTGCCAGCGTAAAATGCTTGCGGTACCACCCGATGCTGGTTTCAGGGAACAAACCGCCGACAGGTTTATAGCCGTGCGACTGCACATCGAAATTGTTTACGTTTACAAACGGCAAGGCGACCGCCCAGTCGTGTGGCAGGTTCACATTAGCCCAGGCGGTGTCAATAAATTGAGGCTCAATTGCGGTTCCTGTGGATTTTCCCGACTTTGAAAACGACGCGGCGATGCCGTAGTTGAAATCTTTTTCGGGATTGGCGGCATGCCCGAAATGAAACTTCCAGCCTTCATCAAAATTGAGGTGGCCGCGTTGCTGTGCGGAAGCAAAAAACGAGGCACAGGAGCAAAGGGAGATTATAAAATTGCGCATACGGAATCGTTTGGTTTGCCGTAAAGGTAACGATTTGGTATGCGCGTGTTTTTAGATACCGACCAGTTTTATGAGGGGTGCAAGGTGCAAGGTTCAGGGTATAAAGCCCGTGCGATAGCAATCGGCTTTAAGAAACAGATTCTTTTTAAGAGAAATCAAGTCCTTCTGCCTTAGACCCGTACCTTCCTAAAACCGGTACCCTAAATTCAGGTCTCCACGGAAAATGACATCTGGTGCTGCATCAGAGTTGCCTAAAGTGCGACCGATACCGCCGAGGATTTCAAATACGAAACCCGTGCGGTTGATCCATTTTTTACCAAGTGAGATACCTAAGGCTGCGGCCGAGTATTTTTCGGACTCTTCATCGAGCCAGTCATCCATGGTATTCCTTCCTGAGGAATATTTTGCAAAACCTTCGACAAAAAAACCTTTTGCGCCAAACTCTTTTGTTTCCTGAAAATAGAAACGCGCGAAAGGGGTGATTGAGAAATCTTCGTAGTAATCATTTCCGGTGTTGAGGTTGCCTAATAAGGAAACCCCGAACGTGAAATCGCGGTTCTGGATGTATTCGTAAGTGCCTTCGAAGATTGGGCCTGCGAGAAGTTTGATCGCACCCACTTTAACTTCATGCTTTC
This genomic stretch from Flavobacterium pallidum harbors:
- a CDS encoding carboxypeptidase-like regulatory domain-containing protein; this translates as MRFFKSMFFLLLFAGNIAHAQTDYAGAIKDRTSGEPLPYVNIGVVNKNIGTVSDVNGHFTLTLSPGLDAEMVKVSMVGYEPQTIRVSDFISKINKNPVIQLERSVSTLKEVVVKNKKLQTNTLGNIPGKKTESAGFEKNILGNEMGVTIKLKRKPTYIKAFHAIIDFNRYRELKFRLNFYDIKDGLPNNSILSENIIVDTEIKKGQLDVDLTDYNIWAEGDFFVSIELIEEMGESGLHFLADYKGTPVITRAASQGKWNTRNDKLSFGFWVTAAY
- a CDS encoding 6-pyruvoyl trahydropterin synthase family protein — protein: MAKIRITKQFSFETGHALYGYDGKCKNVHGHSYKLSVTVIGTPIADSTNVKYGMVIDFTDLKYIVKEEVVDQFDHATVFNKNTPHLELANELKERGHHVILVDYQPTSENMVIDFAEKIQKRLPAGISLFSLRLQETDTSFAEWFASDNVI
- the galA gene encoding beta-galactosidase GalA translates to MRNFIISLCSCASFFASAQQRGHLNFDEGWKFHFGHAANPEKDFNYGIAASFSKSGKSTGTAIEPQFIDTAWANVNLPHDWAVALPFVNVNNFDVQSHGYKPVGGLFPETSIGWYRKHFTLAKSEEGKRFDIQFDGIFRDANIWVNGFYVGNNESGYVGAHYDITDVLKFGEDNVITVRVDATQYEGWFYEGAGIYRHTWLNSYSKVHIVHDGIFASADYTTGKMSLTVETETINEGFSPATYSISYYVKDRWGKTVWKSGSETVNLAVNETKTTKQTIKTPYPVMWSLENPNLYRIYVEIRQNGKVIDKQTVKFGFREIEIKPDGVYLNKQHLKILGTNNHQDHAGIGSALPDYMQYYRINLLKNMGCNAYRTSHNAPTPELLEACDSLGMLVLDEQRLLNSGKESRDQFTRLLRRDRNHPSVFLWSIGNEEGIIQANETGRKIAQTLLAQQKQYDPTRTSTYAADLPNIYKGVNEVIPVRGFNYRQFDVAAYHKDHPLQPIIGTEMGSTVTTRGVYVKDSIRAYVPDQDITAPWWASTAETWWKLAAENDYWLGGFIWTGFDYRGEPTPYKWPNVNSHFGVMDVCGFPKNIYYYYQSWWTDKDVLHISPHWNWPDKQHWDKPNDDVEVWVNSNADSVELFLNGKSLGKKDMPRNGHLNWTMQYQPGKLEAIAYKKGKKLTAAIETTGAAAEVVMTPYKTTILADGRDVSVINISVVDKEGREVPDADNMIKFYLTGDAKIIGVGNGDPSSHEPDQCPDGAWQRSLFNGRCQVIVQSGKTSDLIHLEAKAARLFTGATDIVTVLPAKAALISHDKTYDLKGEAAQMRPVDKMIGADISFLPELEAQGVKFSDKGVQKDAIQILKDHGLNYVRLRIFNEPSNEKGYAPGKGFCDLEHTKAMAKRVKAAGMKLLLDFHYSDYWADPGKQYKPKAWEGLSFNELKKALYDYTVNVMTELKNQGTLPDMVQVGNEINHGMVWPEGNVNNPDGMAQLFKAGTAAVKSVDATIPIMLHLALGGQNHECVAYIDGMLKRDAHFDVIGLSYYPKWHGTLDDLRNNMNDLALRYQKNLVVVEYSQLKREVNKIAFETAAQKGKGTFIWEPLSTWEQFFDKDGKSNELLLIYDELSGQFLSNSRK